In the genome of Chryseobacterium arthrosphaerae, one region contains:
- a CDS encoding mevalonate kinase family protein gives MTNPLFYAKIILFGEYGMIEDSQGLVVPYSFYKGTLKFSDLSSEFELNSNRHLQKYSDFLMTLDLSDDFKLDIESFKNDISNGLFFDSNIPQGYGVGSSGALVAAIFEKYSISKLNPENISKDNLKKLKAVFGEMESYFHGKSSGMDPLICYMNLPILIENKENLDRVSIPDGEEGKGAIFLIDSGITGETGPMIQIFFEKMKTEGFRKTLKEEFIRYNNACIDAFLKKDMNPFFRNLKKLSHWAYEHFRPMIPESIFKIWKKGLDSNAYYLKLCGSGGGGYILGFTKDYEKAEKMLDGFQKEVIYRF, from the coding sequence ATGACCAACCCTTTATTTTATGCAAAAATAATCCTGTTTGGAGAATATGGAATGATTGAAGATTCCCAGGGGCTTGTAGTACCTTACAGCTTCTATAAGGGAACTTTAAAATTTTCAGATCTGAGCTCTGAATTTGAGCTGAATTCCAACAGACATCTGCAGAAATATTCAGATTTTCTTATGACGCTTGATCTTTCCGACGATTTTAAACTGGATATTGAAAGCTTCAAAAATGATATTTCAAACGGACTTTTCTTTGATTCCAACATTCCCCAGGGATATGGAGTAGGAAGTTCCGGAGCTCTGGTAGCCGCTATTTTTGAAAAATATTCTATCAGCAAACTGAATCCTGAAAATATTTCAAAAGATAACCTTAAGAAATTAAAAGCTGTTTTCGGTGAAATGGAGAGTTATTTCCATGGTAAAAGTTCAGGGATGGATCCTTTGATCTGCTATATGAACCTCCCGATTCTTATCGAAAATAAAGAAAATTTAGACAGGGTTTCTATTCCTGACGGAGAAGAGGGAAAAGGAGCCATATTCCTGATCGATTCCGGAATTACCGGAGAAACGGGGCCTATGATCCAGATCTTCTTTGAAAAAATGAAGACCGAAGGTTTCCGCAAAACCCTTAAAGAAGAGTTTATTCGCTATAACAATGCATGTATTGATGCATTCCTTAAAAAAGATATGAATCCGTTTTTCAGAAACCTGAAAAAGCTTTCCCATTGGGCCTATGAACATTTCCGCCCTATGATTCCTGAAAGCATTTTCAAGATCTGGAAAAAAGGTCTTGATTCCAATGCATATTACCTGAAACTTTGCGGAAGCGGAGGGGGTGGATATATTCTGGGATTTACCAAAGACTACGAAAAAGCTGAAAAAATGCTTGACGGTTTCCAAAAAGAGGTGATTTACAGATTTTAA
- a CDS encoding T9SS type A sorting domain-containing protein: MKKTLLLAACMAANFFLSQTYMNGGLSTGATSKSGAAAPAGYTWSELQNNTGNTTETNTSLGLGGTFISTASSLFLADDFTIPAGSNWQITSIDFFAYQTGYTGTTAPFNTARVNIYSSDPSVAGAVSVFGDDTTNRFSAGADGGMYRIGNSSVPTPVTSPLTNRKVWKITANTPVTLGPGTYWVKYQLQNVVQASGGFFPPVTIADTRGLSSFNAKQFNAVAGTWISIIDDGLPATAPDYPLDMPFVITYTSVSLGTKETMQYDNRVQVYPNPVKDHFKINNPERMKISNVDIIDVSGKVIRTMQGSQEYSVSDLPTGNYMLKIYNDGGPAKVTKLIKQ, translated from the coding sequence ATGAAAAAAACTTTACTTCTCGCTGCCTGTATGGCAGCTAATTTCTTCCTCTCACAAACCTACATGAATGGAGGTTTAAGTACAGGAGCTACTTCTAAAAGCGGTGCAGCTGCACCTGCCGGCTACACCTGGTCTGAATTACAGAATAACACTGGAAATACTACGGAAACAAACACAAGCTTAGGATTGGGAGGAACCTTTATTTCAACTGCATCCAGCCTTTTCCTTGCTGATGATTTTACAATCCCGGCAGGTAGTAACTGGCAGATCACTTCGATTGATTTTTTTGCGTATCAGACAGGTTATACAGGAACCACGGCACCATTTAATACGGCAAGGGTAAATATATACAGTTCAGACCCGTCTGTGGCTGGCGCGGTAAGCGTTTTTGGTGATGATACCACCAACCGGTTCAGCGCAGGGGCGGATGGAGGTATGTACAGAATTGGAAACTCCAGTGTTCCTACTCCGGTTACCAGCCCTCTCACCAACAGGAAAGTATGGAAAATAACGGCTAATACACCTGTTACATTAGGTCCGGGAACATATTGGGTGAAATATCAGCTTCAAAATGTAGTGCAGGCAAGCGGAGGATTTTTTCCTCCTGTCACAATTGCTGATACACGTGGATTATCTTCTTTTAATGCGAAACAGTTTAATGCAGTAGCAGGAACATGGATTTCCATTATAGATGACGGACTGCCTGCTACGGCCCCGGATTATCCATTAGATATGCCCTTTGTGATTACTTATACTTCAGTTTCTTTAGGAACAAAAGAAACTATGCAGTATGACAACAGAGTACAGGTATATCCGAATCCGGTAAAAGATCATTTTAAGATCAATAATCCTGAGAGAATGAAAATAAGTAATGTAGATATTATAGATGTTTCCGGTAAAGTGATCAGAACGATGCAAGGTTCGCAAGAATACAGTGTATCAGATTTACCAACGGGAAATTATATGCTCAAGATATATAATGATGGCGGACCGGCCAAAGTTACAAAATTAATAAAGCAATAG
- a CDS encoding proline dehydrogenase family protein, with product MPIFNDTKVAFADKSDAQLRKAYWMFKMIEQPALTSLGTSVLNFTVHNNFPFVTGIVKKTLFEQFCGGETREESMKVVKQLFKRGVGSIFDYSIEGKEDEETFDAVCKEIKDIVRFSVGNPAIPFIVFKPTAFGRIDLYEAVGKGAELTTSQKEEWERVVRRFDEVCSLCHENDKKVMVDAEETWMQDAADHLCEEMMEKYNQQKPIVWNTIQMYRTKRLEYMEAHLQRAREKNYFIGYKIVRGAYMEKERARAAEKGYEDPIQPTKEASDRNYNAGIDFVMNHLDKVSAFFGTHNEISSELIMDKMKAKSLENDNPHVYFGQLYGMSDNITFYLSDKGYNVAKYLPYGPVKDVVPYLTRRAQENTSVAGQTGRELGLIKKELERRKKQ from the coding sequence ATGCCCATTTTTAATGATACCAAAGTTGCATTTGCAGACAAGTCTGATGCACAATTGAGAAAGGCTTACTGGATGTTTAAAATGATTGAACAGCCTGCTCTTACCAGCCTTGGAACCTCTGTTCTTAATTTCACTGTACACAACAATTTTCCGTTCGTTACAGGAATTGTGAAAAAAACTTTATTTGAGCAGTTCTGCGGTGGTGAAACCCGTGAAGAAAGTATGAAAGTCGTAAAACAGCTTTTCAAAAGAGGAGTTGGAAGTATTTTCGATTATTCCATTGAAGGGAAAGAAGATGAGGAAACATTTGATGCAGTATGTAAGGAGATCAAGGATATCGTGAGGTTCTCAGTAGGAAATCCGGCGATTCCTTTTATTGTATTTAAGCCTACCGCTTTCGGAAGAATAGATCTGTATGAAGCTGTTGGAAAAGGAGCAGAGCTTACGACAAGCCAGAAAGAAGAATGGGAAAGGGTAGTAAGAAGATTTGATGAGGTGTGCAGCCTTTGCCATGAAAATGATAAAAAAGTAATGGTAGATGCTGAAGAAACCTGGATGCAGGATGCGGCAGATCACCTTTGTGAAGAGATGATGGAGAAATACAACCAGCAGAAACCTATTGTTTGGAATACCATCCAGATGTACAGAACCAAAAGGCTGGAATATATGGAAGCCCATCTTCAGAGAGCAAGAGAAAAAAATTATTTCATCGGATATAAGATCGTTCGTGGTGCTTATATGGAGAAAGAAAGAGCCAGAGCAGCAGAAAAAGGATATGAAGATCCGATTCAGCCTACTAAAGAAGCATCTGACAGAAACTATAATGCTGGGATTGACTTTGTAATGAACCATCTGGATAAAGTATCTGCTTTCTTTGGAACTCATAATGAAATTTCTTCAGAGCTGATCATGGATAAAATGAAGGCCAAATCTCTGGAAAATGATAATCCGCACGTGTATTTCGGGCAGCTTTACGGGATGAGTGATAATATCACCTTCTATTTGTCAGATAAAGGCTATAATGTGGCTAAATATCTTCCATACGGACCTGTAAAGGATGTGGTGCCATATCTTACAAGAAGAGCCCAGGAAAATACCTCTGTAGCCGGACAGACCGGAAGAGAGCTTGGATTGATCAAGAAAGAACTGGAAAGAAGAAAAAAACAATAA
- a CDS encoding M12 family metallo-peptidase, with product MKKILLLCFLQCCILCFSQKLRPVAQKVSDYHAGKTEIKKYDLFEVSQAPDKLAEYRRAATDITVISLKSAELKRLISEKPEFIEISFPFNGNQQITVEMYKNQIFTSNFKVVTNKGKTVNYTPGVYYQGIVKGNSSSVVAFSFFDNDVAGVASTPELGNIVLGKAKNANDFVSYSDSKLTGTNPFICGIDELKENQGEKISYDPGLAQKKTLTQNCVRIYYEICYKPYQNNGSNTTTVTNWITAIHNNIATLYTNDDIRTALNEVYIWTTADPYTGNPSSNLAKFSANRQVFNGDLAHLINAPSTTSVAYLNSLCKTYAHAYSGINQTYNNVPVYSWTIQAMTHEMGHSLGSPHTHACAWNGNNTPIDWCGPTAMPSIITNEGLICTSNVLPPSGTIMSYCHLMSGIGINFSNGFGDQPAALIRNTIDSKPCLGTNCTTSCVPSISSVAATSTTQNSASILITDAISSSWKYKVTQLDGTAVTAGNTNTANFNIANLQPGTYYKIEAVGPCANETYYQKSGLFLTDAAWCEGVQFLDTGGANANYGNNQEIVKTFYPASGSSMTMTFTEFGTEQDYDFMYVYNGPSTASPLFPNGNKLSGTTIPGPFTSTDPSGAITVKFVSDPEVNGIGWKAGFSCAVLGVEDVNVKNNTVGIYPNPAGNTLTISSKEALKAYRIYDESGRMVISDISLKGNKQEISLSAIQTGNYVITIETEKQTVNKKLIKQ from the coding sequence ATGAAAAAAATTCTATTGCTTTGCTTTCTGCAATGCTGTATTCTCTGTTTTTCTCAAAAATTGAGACCGGTAGCTCAAAAAGTATCAGACTACCATGCCGGAAAAACTGAAATAAAAAAATATGATTTGTTTGAAGTCAGTCAGGCTCCTGATAAATTAGCAGAATACAGACGGGCTGCAACAGATATTACTGTTATTTCTCTTAAGTCTGCCGAACTGAAAAGACTGATCAGTGAAAAACCTGAATTTATTGAAATTTCATTTCCTTTTAACGGAAACCAGCAGATCACTGTTGAAATGTATAAGAATCAGATTTTCACCAGCAATTTCAAGGTAGTAACCAATAAAGGAAAAACAGTAAATTATACTCCGGGAGTGTATTATCAGGGAATTGTAAAAGGAAACAGCAGCTCTGTGGTGGCTTTCAGTTTCTTTGATAATGATGTGGCAGGAGTGGCTTCTACCCCAGAACTGGGAAATATCGTACTTGGAAAAGCCAAAAATGCTAATGACTTTGTAAGCTATTCAGATTCAAAGCTGACCGGAACAAACCCTTTTATCTGCGGCATTGATGAACTGAAAGAAAATCAGGGAGAGAAAATTTCCTATGATCCCGGATTAGCCCAGAAAAAGACTTTAACACAAAACTGTGTGAGAATTTATTATGAAATCTGCTATAAGCCCTATCAGAATAATGGTTCCAATACCACAACAGTTACAAACTGGATTACAGCGATTCACAATAACATCGCTACCCTTTATACGAACGACGACATAAGAACCGCTCTGAATGAAGTTTATATCTGGACCACAGCAGATCCTTATACCGGAAATCCGAGCAGTAATTTGGCCAAATTTTCAGCTAACAGACAGGTTTTTAACGGAGACCTTGCTCATTTGATCAATGCTCCGAGTACAACAAGCGTGGCCTACCTGAATTCACTGTGTAAAACGTATGCACACGCTTATTCTGGAATCAATCAGACATATAACAACGTACCGGTATATTCATGGACCATTCAGGCAATGACCCACGAAATGGGACATAGTTTGGGATCTCCGCATACTCATGCCTGTGCCTGGAACGGAAACAATACCCCGATTGACTGGTGTGGGCCCACAGCAATGCCATCGATCATAACAAACGAAGGATTGATCTGTACGAGCAATGTACTGCCGCCTTCAGGTACCATTATGAGCTACTGCCATCTGATGTCCGGGATCGGAATCAACTTCAGTAACGGTTTTGGAGACCAGCCTGCTGCCCTGATCAGAAATACAATTGATTCCAAGCCTTGTCTGGGAACGAATTGTACCACTTCCTGCGTACCTAGTATCTCTTCTGTTGCCGCTACTTCTACCACGCAGAATTCAGCCAGTATACTGATCACAGATGCTATATCTTCTTCATGGAAATATAAAGTGACCCAATTGGACGGAACAGCGGTGACCGCAGGAAATACAAACACTGCAAATTTCAATATTGCCAACCTTCAGCCGGGAACTTATTATAAAATAGAAGCGGTGGGGCCATGTGCCAACGAAACATATTATCAGAAATCGGGATTATTCCTGACAGATGCAGCCTGGTGCGAGGGAGTCCAGTTCCTTGATACAGGAGGTGCCAATGCAAACTACGGAAATAATCAGGAAATTGTAAAAACATTCTATCCGGCCTCCGGTTCATCCATGACCATGACGTTTACAGAATTCGGGACAGAGCAGGATTATGACTTTATGTATGTGTATAACGGACCTTCCACAGCTTCACCATTATTTCCCAATGGGAATAAATTGTCAGGAACTACAATCCCCGGGCCGTTTACCTCTACAGATCCTTCAGGGGCCATTACCGTAAAATTTGTGTCAGATCCGGAAGTAAATGGCATCGGGTGGAAAGCAGGTTTCTCCTGTGCTGTTTTAGGAGTTGAAGATGTAAATGTGAAAAATAATACAGTAGGTATCTATCCGAATCCTGCCGGAAATACACTCACTATTTCGTCAAAAGAAGCATTAAAGGCATACAGAATTTATGATGAATCGGGAAGAATGGTAATCTCAGACATCTCTTTAAAAGGAAATAAGCAGGAGATCAGTCTTTCAGCAATCCAGACCGGAAACTATGTAATAACGATTGAAACGGAGAAGCAGACCGTCAACAAGAAACTGATCAAACAGTAA
- a CDS encoding UbiA family prenyltransferase produces MNSEKETFQSKNYISKSLFYRFSQFVGFLLGARFFVAALLTFALYVSTFFLFNQDESFRNFVFDFKVHGIIFCTVLTILAGGIINQFYDLEKDHIVKPFRTRVQSFIKQKYFLYAYLGLSAISLGVAWAISHNVFVFFVVYQFFMWFYSHKLSRILILNNLTFVSLTLYPFFGMMVYYETFSKKVFLMAVFLFLILLCIDIVKDTLTRSVDKAFGYTTIPNYFKSRNTKIILISLLLVTMAVSMKIITKTGVSGFMAYYFAGGLFVMILCIYLFLNASRKSNFLTLNLLRFWVFVGIIAMLLNGIEHKL; encoded by the coding sequence ATGAATTCTGAAAAGGAAACTTTCCAATCTAAAAACTATATTTCAAAATCTCTATTTTACAGATTTTCACAATTCGTGGGCTTTCTGCTCGGAGCACGTTTTTTTGTAGCCGCTCTGTTGACATTTGCCCTGTACGTTTCCACATTTTTCCTTTTTAATCAGGATGAATCTTTCAGAAACTTTGTATTCGATTTCAAGGTTCACGGGATTATTTTCTGTACGGTTCTTACCATTCTGGCCGGTGGGATTATCAACCAGTTCTATGATCTGGAAAAAGACCATATCGTAAAACCTTTCCGGACAAGAGTTCAGAGCTTCATCAAGCAGAAATATTTTTTATACGCTTACCTGGGATTAAGTGCTATTTCTCTTGGGGTAGCATGGGCAATTTCCCATAATGTTTTTGTTTTTTTTGTAGTGTATCAGTTCTTTATGTGGTTTTACAGCCATAAGCTGAGCAGGATTCTGATTTTAAACAATCTTACCTTTGTAAGCCTTACCCTATATCCGTTCTTCGGAATGATGGTGTACTACGAGACCTTTTCCAAAAAAGTATTCCTGATGGCGGTTTTCCTTTTCCTGATCCTTTTATGCATCGATATCGTAAAAGATACCCTTACCAGAAGTGTTGACAAAGCATTCGGATATACTACCATTCCCAATTATTTTAAAAGCAGGAATACGAAAATCATTCTGATCTCTCTTTTGCTGGTTACCATGGCCGTTTCGATGAAAATCATTACCAAAACAGGAGTTTCCGGATTCATGGCCTATTACTTTGCAGGTGGGCTGTTTGTTATGATCCTTTGTATTTATCTTTTTCTGAATGCTTCCAGAAAGAGCAACTTCCTTACTCTGAATCTATTACGGTTCTGGGTTTTTGTAGGAATCATTGCAATGCTTTTAAACGGAATAGAGCATAAATTATAA
- a CDS encoding acetyl-CoA C-acyltransferase has product MKEVFIVSAVRTPMGSFMGSLSTVPATKLGATAVKGALDKIGLDPANVQEIYMGNVLQAGEGQAPARQVALGAGLSINTPSTTVNKVCASGMKAVTMAAQAIKAGDAEVIVAGGMENMSLVPHYYNARVATKLGDIKMQDGMVLDGLTDVYNKVHMGVCAEKCAADYNITREDQDNFAVESYKRSAKAWSEGKFNEEIVPVSIPQRKGEPVIFAEDEEYKAVNFDRISTLPTVFKKEEGTVTAANASTLNDGASALILVSKEKMEELGLKPLAKIVSYADAAQEPENFTTAPAKALPIALKKAGLELSDIDFFEFNEAFSVVGLANNQILGLDASKVNVNGGAVALGHPLGSSGSRIIVTLINVLKQNNAKYGAAAICNGGGGASAIVIENI; this is encoded by the coding sequence ATGAAAGAAGTATTCATTGTTTCCGCAGTAAGAACCCCTATGGGAAGTTTTATGGGAAGTCTGTCAACAGTTCCGGCTACAAAATTGGGAGCTACTGCTGTAAAGGGAGCATTAGATAAAATCGGTTTAGATCCTGCGAATGTTCAGGAGATTTATATGGGTAATGTTTTACAGGCAGGAGAAGGGCAGGCGCCGGCTCGCCAGGTAGCTTTGGGAGCAGGTCTTTCAATCAATACCCCTTCTACTACGGTCAATAAAGTTTGTGCTTCAGGAATGAAGGCTGTAACGATGGCTGCTCAGGCAATCAAAGCCGGAGATGCAGAGGTAATTGTTGCAGGAGGTATGGAAAATATGTCTTTGGTACCCCACTATTACAACGCAAGAGTGGCTACAAAGCTAGGAGATATCAAAATGCAGGACGGAATGGTACTTGACGGTCTTACAGACGTATACAACAAAGTACACATGGGTGTTTGTGCAGAGAAATGTGCTGCTGACTATAATATTACAAGAGAAGACCAGGATAACTTCGCTGTAGAATCTTACAAAAGATCTGCAAAAGCATGGAGTGAAGGAAAATTCAATGAAGAAATTGTACCGGTTTCTATTCCTCAGAGAAAAGGGGAGCCTGTAATCTTTGCTGAAGATGAAGAGTACAAAGCAGTAAACTTCGACAGAATTTCAACCCTTCCTACCGTATTCAAAAAAGAAGAAGGAACAGTAACGGCTGCCAATGCATCTACTTTGAACGACGGAGCTTCTGCATTGATCCTTGTTTCCAAAGAAAAAATGGAGGAATTAGGTCTTAAGCCTTTGGCAAAAATCGTTTCTTATGCAGATGCAGCACAGGAGCCTGAAAACTTTACAACGGCACCGGCAAAGGCATTGCCAATTGCTCTTAAAAAAGCTGGTTTAGAACTGTCAGATATCGATTTCTTTGAATTCAACGAAGCGTTCTCGGTAGTAGGATTGGCCAACAATCAGATCTTGGGACTAGACGCTTCCAAAGTAAACGTAAACGGAGGAGCGGTAGCTTTAGGACACCCACTGGGAAGTTCAGGTTCAAGAATTATTGTTACCCTGATCAACGTATTGAAACAAAACAACGCAAAATATGGTGCTGCTGCGATCTGCAACGGTGGTGGAGGTGCCTCTGCGATTGTGATTGAAAATATCTAA
- a CDS encoding MFS transporter, with product MSETENRQPKNIKNNPKIMKAWAVYDWANSVYSLVITSTIFPIYYSILTTAYEKKEYVAETKTWIDVPVRHMIRIFGEEYQPDAVYGYSLTISFFIVVLLSPFLSSLADTIGNKKSFLQFFCYLGATSCMGLAMFTGMHNVFLGLLFSITASVGFWGSLVFYNSFLPDIATPDRQDALSARGYVYGYIGSVVLVVICLVLIQVFAKGAAQQLLFTRISFLLTGAWWFGFSQYTFKHLPQFGDVKDKLPKDLVLLNYKNIFKKHEEQGGFFEVLKDNMSFYKDIAKESFHELFKVGGELFKDRNLKFFLSSFFFYSVGMQTIFLMATLFGKSEINLAQDKLIGTLLVIQIEAIIGAVIFSRLSKRIGNRNVISIAIILWIVACVWAYFLNKENPTVEYQFYGVAAVVGLVMGGLQAMSRSTYSKLLPENSMENTTYFSFYDVLEKIAIIIGTFIFATLIEHFNNMRIAALSMTVFFGAGLILIRFLKVKMRKDRETL from the coding sequence ATGTCTGAAACTGAGAATCGACAGCCTAAAAACATAAAGAATAATCCGAAGATTATGAAAGCCTGGGCTGTATATGACTGGGCAAACTCCGTGTATTCCCTGGTCATTACCTCCACCATTTTCCCTATTTATTATTCCATTCTTACCACAGCGTATGAAAAGAAAGAATATGTAGCAGAAACCAAAACATGGATTGATGTTCCGGTAAGGCATATGATCAGAATTTTTGGGGAAGAATACCAGCCGGATGCCGTGTATGGATATTCACTGACGATATCATTCTTTATCGTAGTATTATTATCCCCGTTTTTATCTTCCCTGGCAGATACCATCGGAAACAAAAAATCATTCCTGCAGTTCTTCTGTTACCTGGGAGCTACATCCTGTATGGGATTGGCAATGTTTACAGGAATGCATAATGTATTTCTGGGGCTTCTCTTCAGTATTACAGCCAGTGTCGGGTTCTGGGGAAGTTTGGTGTTTTACAACTCATTCCTTCCGGATATTGCCACTCCGGACCGTCAGGATGCCCTTTCTGCGAGAGGATATGTCTACGGATATATCGGTTCTGTAGTATTGGTGGTCATCTGTTTAGTCCTGATCCAGGTTTTTGCCAAAGGAGCGGCACAGCAGCTTTTATTCACAAGAATCAGTTTCCTGTTAACAGGAGCTTGGTGGTTCGGATTCTCTCAATATACGTTTAAACACCTTCCTCAGTTTGGGGATGTGAAAGACAAACTTCCTAAAGATCTTGTACTTCTGAATTACAAGAATATCTTCAAAAAACATGAAGAGCAGGGAGGTTTCTTCGAAGTATTGAAAGACAATATGAGCTTCTATAAAGATATTGCAAAAGAAAGCTTCCATGAGCTGTTCAAAGTGGGAGGTGAGCTCTTTAAAGACAGAAATCTTAAATTTTTCCTGTCGAGTTTCTTTTTCTACAGTGTAGGGATGCAGACGATATTTCTGATGGCAACCCTGTTTGGCAAAAGTGAGATCAACCTTGCTCAGGATAAGCTGATCGGGACCCTTTTGGTGATCCAGATAGAAGCCATCATCGGAGCTGTTATTTTCTCCAGATTATCGAAAAGGATAGGAAACAGAAACGTGATCTCAATTGCCATTATACTATGGATTGTAGCCTGTGTATGGGCTTATTTCTTAAATAAAGAAAATCCGACCGTAGAATATCAGTTCTATGGGGTAGCTGCCGTTGTAGGTTTGGTAATGGGAGGCCTTCAGGCAATGTCGAGATCCACTTACTCAAAGCTGCTTCCGGAAAACTCTATGGAAAATACAACCTATTTCAGCTTCTATGATGTACTGGAAAAGATCGCCATCATTATCGGTACATTTATCTTTGCAACGCTGATTGAGCATTTCAATAATATGCGGATTGCAGCATTGTCAATGACAGTATTCTTCGGGGCGGGATTGATACTCATCAGATTCCTGAAAGTAAAAATGCGAAAAGACAGAGAAACTTTATAA